Sequence from the Leptospira montravelensis genome:
TCTACAATGGAAGGGGTTTCCTTCTCGATGGACATTGTGACACAAATTATGAACTTAGGTGGTGGTGCTTACGAAGGTTTTATCGACCGAGTCGATAGTTTTGAGGACTTTATTGGTCTTTTGAAAAAAAACCTATTTCCCCGAATGATCATTGTGGGATATCTTCCCAAAGAAAAAATCCAAAACGAAATCATCAATTTTGTAAAAGTAAAACGATTGGACAACTACCTCAGGGCTTTGGAACTTACTCATTCGGTTTTTAAACCTACTGCTTATTTCCCAAAAATCAAACAGGTCAATATTTCCCAAGAAGACCCCAAATCCTGGGGTCGCTTTGTAGTCGAGATTGTCAGAGAATACACAAGACCTTATTTCGTAGAAGAAGTGTAGTTAAGACAAAATCATCGCACGGTTGAGCATGGCGCCTGCAATGTTTCCAGAGTGGACCGCATGTGCCACTGAACGAAACATGGAAGCCATATCGCCCACAGCATACACACCAGGGACATTGGTTTCATAAAAATTGGAAACTTCTAAATGGCCACTGGGAAGTAGTTTGCAACCGAGTTCTTCTGGTAACTTAGAATGTTGTACCATAGGTAATCTTGTATACAGTGCTTCGATCGGAATTGCCTGTCCAGTTTGCAGTTGGATGGCAGAAATTTGGCCTTCGACATGAACCAGTGCCTTTACAATTTCCGTAACAATCGAAATCCCTTCTTTTTCTAATTGGCCTTGTTCTTCTTTTGGAAATTGGATTGGGCCATTCGTATAAACTGTCAGTTCTTTTGACCAATGTTTTAGAAATTTAGAATGTTCATATATACCTGTTTCATTCATCCATAGTCCTGTTTTGTTTCCCACAAATTCATAACCATGACAATACGGGCAATGGATTACCGATTTTCCCCATGACTCGGCAAATCCAGGAATCTCTGGTAAAATATCCTTTAGTCCAGTTGCAAAAATAATTTTATCAGTTTGGATTTCTTGAAATCCATTTCCTTTTACCAAAAATCCCGAACCTTGTTTTTGGACAGAAACTACTTCACCTAACTCCAGTTTAAAATTTGGATAATCTTTTAAATCTTCTAAAGCTTTTGAACGAATTAGACCAGGAGATTCACCATCGTGAGTGATAAAGTTATGAGAGGCGGGTGTCGTTTTGTTACACGGCCTTTCTGCATCAATAACAATGATTTTGCGAAGGGAACGGGCAAGGGAAAGTGCGGCGGAGAGTCCAGAAAAACTTCCCCCAATGATGGTTACTTCGACTTTTTGAATGGATTCCATAGATGCAATTATGTTGCATCTATGGAAATTGGCAAGGATTAAACTTCGTAAAAAGTTAAATTCTCATAGAGTTCTTTGGGAAGGTTCCCGCTGGCATCCATATATTTTTTGTATTTGTTTTCGAATTCTTTGTGTTGGCGAGTTCGAATGTTTTTGAACCTGTTGTGAAGTTCCGCATATGCAGGTTGGGAACTCACTTTCTCTCTAATATTTTTGTGGAACGGGATATGGCGATAGAAGATGGAACGCACCACTCGGTTGACCCTCTGCACACCTTCGGCTTCATAGCGAATCCACATGGAATAGTCATAAGCAAATTTATCCCTGTCGGTTCGGAACCGTTTGAATTCAGAAGAAATTTTTTCTTTGAGTTCTGGAGAGAGGTCTTTACTCTTTTTATAAAACTGCACATAATCTGTGTAATCTGCCGTTATGGAAGGGATCCCTACGTTATTCCAATCAGGACCAAGTATATTTTTACAAAGTTCCCAACGGAAAGCGGCAATAGCTTCCAACATAAATGTTTTTAAATCTCCCGTAACAAAATGAGGAATACAAATTCGACCTCGTGATTCTTTGGAACCAGCTCCTCGGAAAACGGAAAGATCCTGCCACATCATAATCTTTGGTCCAATGGAAGGAACTAAGATAAAATCAGGTATGATCGACCTTTGGACAAATTCGTTTTTGATTCCTATTTCTTCGTTTCGATAAATCACTTCCCGGTTGAAGGCAGTGTAATCCACCCCCAAAATATATTGGAGAGCTTTTTCCACATCTTCTTTGGATACAAAACATTTCTCTAATGGAATTGTAATATGGTATTTAGTAAGGATAGGGAAGTGGCTAGCAATATTACCAGACGTCAAACGCACGTTTGGTTCATACATAGAAGAGATCTCTGACCCAAGTCTTGCTTCGCCTGTATCATAATCAGGAGGTATGTCTTTTTCTGATTTGATTCCAGAATCTTTGAGATCCATTTTGAGTTTTTCGAAAAATGTTTGTCCAAGTTCATCCACAGAAGTAGGCACTTCTCTGGAATAGATTTTTTCTAACCAATCAGTTCCATAATGGATGGGAGCACTTGGATTTCCTCCCCCTTGGTACAACCTTCCAACAAGTTCTACGATATGACCTTCATCGAGAAGGCTTTCGTCAAAATAACCATACCGTAACATAAGTTCAACGGCCTTTGGTGCTTGTTTCCCTGCTTGTAACCATTTTGAGAAAGATTTTTTATAAACGTCCCAATACGTTTTTGAAATGGTCCTTCTGATTTTACGATTGTCTGGTTCGGGATCCAATGGGTTTTTGAAGGATTTGAGTTTTACCATCAGAGTCGAAAATTCTTTTACCGCTTCTGGGTCTGCCTGCGAATAGTTTAATATTTGGCTTGCTGAGTTAAGAAGTTCAACTTTGAGAGCTTGTGTATCAATTCCTGCATGGATGGTTTCACTTCCTTGGGAAGCAGCCTCAGCCTTACTTTTTTGTGCTGAAAGTTCGTGACCATATTTGTTTGTTAGTTCTGATTGTTTGGTTTCTAGTTTGTCTAGGTTATTTCCAAGGGACGCATACGAGGATCCAAATATCTGTTTGTATTCATCTAACAAGGATTTGGATTTTTTTAGAGCCCATTCTGTGATTGGTAATAATGTAGTCGATGGTATGGTTGAATACCCTGTATTAAAAAGATCCAAAGTTAAATTGAATTTTTCAACAAGAGCGTTGTCTCCTACAAACATTGTGTTCATCATCTCTGAGAGTTCGCTTGTTTCTTTGTTTAAAATTTCGAATAATTCGCGGTAGGTTTTTACGTAACTTTCTGCAGCACTTTGTAAAAGACTTGGGTCAGCTTCGAATAAAGCTTGTGAAATTTTAGGATTTACCGAGAGAATTTTTCGAATGAAATGAAACTCTGCATCGTTCCATTCGATAGATTCGCTATAATCACGTTCAAAAAATTCGCCATGATCTTCTTCCAAAAAGTGGACAGTGGGTTTATCCGGTAAAATTCCCCCATGTTCTTGGAATCCAGCTAAGTTGTTTCGGATGAGTTTCATCACAGGGTCAATGATGTTTTCATCACGAGTAATGAGTGCACCGGGGCTTACGTCAGAAAATATAGATGGATTTAAGATATAATATACAGCACCCAAGTTGTCCATTGTCTGTTCGAACTTGGCTGAAAGGCCTTTGATAGAAAGGACTCGTTTATAAAGTTCACCAATTTCTTTGAGTAAAGTACGAACTGCCATCACTCCCACAGATACTTTGGAAATGAGAGTTTTTTTCGCATTGGCCTGGTTCATCACATAAGTGGAAACAACACAAGAAGTTTTGGCACGAATGGTATAAGGGTAGGGTGTTCCTTCTAAAAGAGCAAAGATACCTGGTGTTAGGTTTGCCCCTTCTAAACTATAAAGAACTATACTTGTGTCCCCGAGTGTGGTTTCTACTCGAACCGAACCTTCATGTAAGATGTTCATGGAAGTTGAGGCTTTGCCTCCGATGAAAAGGACTTCACCTGGATTGACTGGGATCTTTTGGTTATTTTTACTGGTATCTAGAGGCATTTGTTTGTTCGTTTTGCGAAACTTGGGTTTCCGTCAAAACCTACTAAAGAAGCGCCAAATTGCAAAATACTTTTTAGAAAAATACAACATGTTGAAGCCCCAAATCAAATTAAGTGCGAAAAAAGAAATTTATGTCCCTGGAGATAAGTCCATCTCCCATAGGTCCGTACTCTTTAGTGCACTCTCCCAAGGAAAATCGGAAATTCATGGTTTTTTAGAAGGAGAAGATCCCCTTCATACCTTAAATTGTTTTGCCAATTTAGGGCTTTCGGTGGAGTCAATTGGGAAAGGAAGTTATTCCGTACAAAGCCCAGGGAAACAAAACTTAAAATCCCCGGTAGAGGTTCTAGATTTTGGCAATGCAGGTACTGGGATTCGATTATCAGCGGGACTCCTTGCTGGACTTCCTGGGATTTCTGCCACACTCACGGGAGATGCTTCACTCTGCAAACGGCCTATGGCAAGGATCATGAATCCACTGCGCGAAATGGGAGCGGACATTGTCTCCGTGGAAGGAAATGATCGGGCTCCTCTTCGTGTGACTGGCAAACAACTAAAAACTTATTCTTACACAAGCCCCATTGCTTCGGCACAAATCAAAAGTGCATTGGTTCTGGCGGCTCTTGCTTCAGAGATTTCGATTGATTATAAAGAACCAGAAGTTTCCCGCGACCATACAGAAAATATGATTCGATTTCTCGGCGGAAATATCAAACACCATTCTCCGATTCACTTTACGGTAGAACCACCCTATCATTTTGAAGGGACAAAGTTTGTGATCCCTGGTGATATTTCCAGTGCTGCCTTTTATATAGTTTTTGGACTTTGTGCGGGTGGGAGTGAACCTCTCCTCATTCGTAACATTGGTCTCAATCCTTCTCGTGTCGGAGTGATCACGGTTTTAAAAAATATGGGTGGCAAAATTGAAGTGACCGCAAAACGACAAGAATGCGGTGAAGAGATAGGGGATTTACTCGTTTATCCTTCAAAACTAAAGAGGTCTGTGATTACAGAAGATTTAATTCCATCCATCATCGATGAAATTCCTATCCTTACCATCGCGGGTTTATTTTCAGAAGGGGGATTTCGAATCTCTCATGCGGAAGAACTTCGTGCCAAAGAATCTG
This genomic interval carries:
- the aroA gene encoding 3-phosphoshikimate 1-carboxyvinyltransferase; amino-acid sequence: MLKPQIKLSAKKEIYVPGDKSISHRSVLFSALSQGKSEIHGFLEGEDPLHTLNCFANLGLSVESIGKGSYSVQSPGKQNLKSPVEVLDFGNAGTGIRLSAGLLAGLPGISATLTGDASLCKRPMARIMNPLREMGADIVSVEGNDRAPLRVTGKQLKTYSYTSPIASAQIKSALVLAALASEISIDYKEPEVSRDHTENMIRFLGGNIKHHSPIHFTVEPPYHFEGTKFVIPGDISSAAFYIVFGLCAGGSEPLLIRNIGLNPSRVGVITVLKNMGGKIEVTAKRQECGEEIGDLLVYPSKLKRSVITEDLIPSIIDEIPILTIAGLFSEGGFRISHAEELRAKESDRILSMVSNLERLGVTVNESKDGYEFGEVKEINPAAIETFMDHRIAMSFAILSKLTGVELKFDDTSWVDTSFPGFFDILKTF
- a CDS encoding cyclic nucleotide-binding domain-containing protein; protein product: MPLDTSKNNQKIPVNPGEVLFIGGKASTSMNILHEGSVRVETTLGDTSIVLYSLEGANLTPGIFALLEGTPYPYTIRAKTSCVVSTYVMNQANAKKTLISKVSVGVMAVRTLLKEIGELYKRVLSIKGLSAKFEQTMDNLGAVYYILNPSIFSDVSPGALITRDENIIDPVMKLIRNNLAGFQEHGGILPDKPTVHFLEEDHGEFFERDYSESIEWNDAEFHFIRKILSVNPKISQALFEADPSLLQSAAESYVKTYRELFEILNKETSELSEMMNTMFVGDNALVEKFNLTLDLFNTGYSTIPSTTLLPITEWALKKSKSLLDEYKQIFGSSYASLGNNLDKLETKQSELTNKYGHELSAQKSKAEAASQGSETIHAGIDTQALKVELLNSASQILNYSQADPEAVKEFSTLMVKLKSFKNPLDPEPDNRKIRRTISKTYWDVYKKSFSKWLQAGKQAPKAVELMLRYGYFDESLLDEGHIVELVGRLYQGGGNPSAPIHYGTDWLEKIYSREVPTSVDELGQTFFEKLKMDLKDSGIKSEKDIPPDYDTGEARLGSEISSMYEPNVRLTSGNIASHFPILTKYHITIPLEKCFVSKEDVEKALQYILGVDYTAFNREVIYRNEEIGIKNEFVQRSIIPDFILVPSIGPKIMMWQDLSVFRGAGSKESRGRICIPHFVTGDLKTFMLEAIAAFRWELCKNILGPDWNNVGIPSITADYTDYVQFYKKSKDLSPELKEKISSEFKRFRTDRDKFAYDYSMWIRYEAEGVQRVNRVVRSIFYRHIPFHKNIREKVSSQPAYAELHNRFKNIRTRQHKEFENKYKKYMDASGNLPKELYENLTFYEV
- a CDS encoding NAD(P)/FAD-dependent oxidoreductase → MESIQKVEVTIIGGSFSGLSAALSLARSLRKIIVIDAERPCNKTTPASHNFITHDGESPGLIRSKALEDLKDYPNFKLELGEVVSVQKQGSGFLVKGNGFQEIQTDKIIFATGLKDILPEIPGFAESWGKSVIHCPYCHGYEFVGNKTGLWMNETGIYEHSKFLKHWSKELTVYTNGPIQFPKEEQGQLEKEGISIVTEIVKALVHVEGQISAIQLQTGQAIPIEALYTRLPMVQHSKLPEELGCKLLPSGHLEVSNFYETNVPGVYAVGDMASMFRSVAHAVHSGNIAGAMLNRAMILS